In Chloroflexota bacterium, one DNA window encodes the following:
- a CDS encoding RHS repeat-associated core domain-containing protein — protein MTRGSTTAYAYDRADRILAAGATSYTVDAKGNTTGRGADRFGYDQANRLVSGTVGGEASAYAYDGDGKRASKTVDGNRTEYVYDVNRALAVVLEDGARKYVWGLGLAYAEDEETGEIAVYHTDGLGSVRAITNADGAVVQTYRTDEYGVPVADSGAIAQPFQYTGEQRDEETGFVYLRARMYEPEIGRFLQRDVRRGTNFEPQRLNRYAYSVDNPVTISDATGMEAHRSMILRAASVGGESPTGTCAVPLLPIDWRRVPGGFLPVPNVFGPWLCLGPGELESGDSRSPNPVSPVDVLPPTAPFTESTDCDMKCQKEGERCLDDARQLGIPQSPRDLFSCQHATIQCSRTGRFRNPGWRQGLGYDPVVQIC, from the coding sequence ATGACGCGGGGGAGCACGACGGCGTACGCGTACGACCGGGCGGATCGGATCCTCGCGGCGGGAGCGACGAGCTACACCGTGGACGCGAAGGGGAACACGACGGGGCGAGGGGCGGACCGCTTTGGGTACGACCAGGCGAACAGACTCGTGAGCGGGACGGTGGGTGGGGAGGCCAGCGCGTACGCGTATGACGGGGATGGGAAGCGGGCGAGCAAGACGGTCGATGGCAACCGCACCGAGTACGTCTACGACGTGAATCGGGCGCTGGCGGTGGTGCTGGAGGACGGGGCGCGGAAGTACGTGTGGGGCCTGGGGCTGGCGTATGCCGAGGACGAGGAGACCGGGGAGATCGCGGTGTACCACACCGATGGGCTGGGGTCGGTGCGGGCGATCACGAACGCGGACGGCGCGGTGGTGCAGACCTATCGGACCGACGAGTACGGGGTGCCGGTGGCAGATTCGGGTGCGATCGCCCAGCCGTTCCAATACACCGGCGAGCAGCGGGACGAGGAAACTGGCTTCGTCTACCTGCGGGCGCGGATGTATGAGCCAGAGATTGGGCGGTTCCTCCAGCGGGACGTGCGCAGAGGTACAAATTTTGAGCCTCAGCGACTGAACCGTTATGCATACTCAGTTGACAATCCCGTGACCATTTCAGATGCGACGGGGATGGAGGCACACCGGTCGATGATCTTGCGCGCCGCCAGCGTCGGCGGAGAATCTCCGACCGGGACGTGTGCTGTCCCTTTGCTCCCAATCGATTGGCGGCGGGTACCAGGTGGCTTTCTTCCGGTTCCGAATGTATTCGGACCGTGGTTGTGTCTGGGACCAGGTGAACTCGAGAGCGGAGACAGTCGTAGCCCAAACCCCGTAAGTCCGGTGGATGTTCTCCCGCCCACTGCGCCGTTCACTGAAAGCACGGACTGTGATATGAAGTGTCAAAAGGAAGGAGAGAGATGTCTCGACGATGCGAGGCAACTCGGTATCCCCCAAAGTCCTCGCGATCTCTTTTCGTGCCAACACGCAACGATTCAGTGTAGTCGAACAGGGAGGTTTCGCAACCCGGGTTGGCGGCAGGGACTCGGTTACGATCCAGTTGTACAGATCTGCTAG